In Callospermophilus lateralis isolate mCalLat2 chromosome 10, mCalLat2.hap1, whole genome shotgun sequence, a single genomic region encodes these proteins:
- the LOC143408529 gene encoding olfactory receptor 5K3-like gives MTKDNYSLTTDFILMGFTDNPDLKTLLFIVFSAIYLVTMVGNLGLVALIYMERRLHTPMYIFLGNLALMDSCCPCAISPKMLQNFFSKDRRISLYECITQFYFFCFAETVDCFLLAAMAYDRYVAICRPLQYHTLMSKKLCIQMTTGAYIAGHLHPTIHVGLLFRLVFCGSHQINHFFCDVLPLYRLSCVNPYINELMVLILSGFIQIFTITVVLISYFYILFTIFTMKSKKGRGKALSTCASHFLSVSIFYGSLLFMYIRPNSFKEGNNDIPVAVFYTLVIPLLNPFIYSLRNKEVINVIKRIVIKR, from the coding sequence ATGACTAAGGATAATTACTCCTTAACAACAGATTTCATCCTCATGGGATTTACAGATAATCCAGACCTAAAGACCCTTCTGTTCATAGTGTTCTCTGCCATCTATCTGGTCACCATGGTGGGGAATCTAGGGTTGGTGGCCTTGATTTACATGGAGCGCCGTCTTCACACACCAATGTACATCTTCCTGGGCAACCTGGCTCTCATGGATTCCTGCTGTCCCTGTGCCATCTCTCCCAAGATGTTACAGAACTTCTTTTCTAAGGACAGAAGAATTTCTCTCTATGAATGTATAACACAATTCTATTTTTTCTGTTTTGCTGAAACTGTAGACTGCTTTCTTCTGGCAGCAATGGCttatgaccgctatgtggccataTGTAGACCACTGCAGTACCACACCCTGATGTCAAAGAAACTCTGCATTCAGATGACCACAGGAGCCTACATAGCTGGACACCTCCACCCTACAATTCATGTAGGACTTCTATTTAGGTTGGTTTTCTGTGGGTCTCATCAAATCAATCACTTTTTTTGTGATGTCCTTCCATTATACAGACTTTCTTGTGTCAATCCTTATATCAATGAATTGATGGTACTTATTTTGTCAGGGTTTATTCAAATCTTTACTATTACTGTAGTACTAATCTCTTATTTCTATATTCTTTTCACTATATTCACAATGAAATCcaaaaaaggaagaggaaaagctCTATCTACTTGTGCATCCCACTTTCTCTCTGTGTCAATATTCTATGGTTCTCTGCTCTTCATGTATATTCGGCCAAATTCATTTAAAGAAGGCAATAACGATATACCCGTTGCTGTATTTTATACTCTAGTGATTCCTCTGTTAAACCCTTTTATTTATAGTCTAAGAAATAAGGAAGTAATAAATGTCATCAAAAGAATTGTGATAAAGAGATAA